A segment of the Deltaproteobacteria bacterium genome:
CTTGACTCTAAATCCGGAATTCAATGCCGGGCGATCAAGGGCTGTTGAGGGTCTGTCGGTGGCCCTCTTGACACGGAGGGTCCTGTCCGCAGGTCGGGGTCGCAGCGGACGGAGATGTTGGTTCACACCCTGAATTCATCGGGGTGTCCGTCGGGTTGGGGAAAATGACCTTTTCATGGGAACGCGGTTCAAAACCTTTGGGAGATTATTCACCCCAACGCTTGAAGAGATGATGTTCAATGCGCAGGTAGTCAAATATCTTTCCGATGGTCTGGTGAATGATATCCTCTATGGTTTTGGGCTGGTGGTAAAAGGAGGGGACCGGAGGGAGAAGATGGGCACCCATATCCGCGGCCATGGTCATAAGTCTCAGGTGGCCCTTGTGGAGCGGGGTTTCCCTGACCACGAGGACCAATTTCCGCTTCTCCTTCAATGTCACGTCCGCGGCCCTGACCAGGAGGTTGTCGGTATAGGAATTGGCGATCCCGGAAAGGGTCTTGATGGTGCAGGGCGCCACCACCATTCCATCGGTCAAGAAAGAACCGCTGGCCAGGGTGGCGCCCACATCGCGGTTGCTGTAGCAATAGTCGGCCATGGCCTTGACCTCGGCCGGTGTGGTGGTCGTCTCGATCTCGATATTTCTCTCTCCAGCCTCGGAGATAATGAGGTGGGTCTCGATCTTTCTTTCCCTGAGGAGGCCCAGGAGTGTGACACCGTAGATCACGCCGCTGGCGCCTGCAATTCCCACAATGATCCGCTTTTTCATATATTCTCTCTATATACAGCCAGGTATTCACCAATAATCAGAGAATTTTCAAGGACGCTTTGACCACCGCCGCTGCAAATTCAGGATCTTCCATATTGGCGTCGATTTCCAGGATCTCGATGTCCGGGTTCAAATCCCTTCGGAGCTCGTGCACAAAGGCACGGTCTTCTTCAGGATCATAGGTGGCATTCCCCGGATAATCCACGGAAGACCATCCCCTTAAGGGGATGAGGACCTTTACAGGACCCCTTGCCGAATTCAGTTTATCCCTGAAGGCGCCCCCCACCTCTTTCAATTCAGCAGGGGATAGACGGATCCAGGTGCGGTATTTGTCCAGATCGTACTTTCTCCGTTCATGATATTCCGGTTTGTATCTGGATTTGGCCGGGGTCATGTGATTGACGCTGCATGTTGAGATGATCTGGGGGATCCCTCCCCTTCCTGCAGATTCCATCCGGTTGGGGCCGGCGTCCCGCATGAAGCCGAAGAGGTGTTCTCCGACCCCGCCCGGCGCCAGGTCGATGACGCCTTGAAACAGACCCTGTGAGATCATCTCTTCCATAGCCCTGTCCCCAATGCCTGCCGCGGAAAAACCGATGACCTGATGGCCGGCTGCTTCCAGGGACGTCCTTACCGAACTGGCGCATTGCTCGCAAGGTCCCAGCATGGTAATGGCGATCGCCTTTCCCTTCTTCGCCTTCGGCGAGATAATGGTCTCATGGACCATCCCGGCCATGGCATGGGCGGCACGGTCCATTACGTTTTTCAGGAGGTCGGAGAGGCCGGATATCTCGATAACCGAATGAAACAGGGCGATGTCGCCGGTGCCGATATAACGCGTAGAAAGCCCGGGAAGCGCGGCCGTGGAAGAGATCATCAGCTTGGGGATGCCGAAAGGGAGGGCCCGCATGACCTCTGTGGCCATGAGAGAACCGGTGGATCCGCCCATGCCGATCACCCCGTCCAGGTTCCCTTCACCAAGCCGTTCCACGGCAATGCGAGATGCCCCTGCGATAGTGATATTGGTAATCCGCGAACGCTCTTTGGAGACACGGATTTCCTCAATGGTGCTTCCGCCGGCCGCAGCCACCTGATCCGGCGTAATATCGGCACGGGTCGGTCCTTCGCCCCTCATGGAGATGTCCATGAGGAGCGGAGTCAGGCCAAGAGATTGAACCTTATCCCTCAGATAATAGGTCTCCTCACCCTTGGTATCCAGGGTGGAGATAATGAGTATCGTTTTTTCCGCCATAATAGGTAGCCACAGCTTTCGCAGATTGCCGCAGATGACTGAAATAGCTTACCTATCAGCCATCTCTCAATCATCATTAGCAATCCTTCATTGTTCAATCTTAATTCTTCAATTCCTATCCCTTTTCCGCCGCTATCCTGGCCTTGATGTCCTTTTTCAGCGTCTCCTTATTCACCTTGCCCGAGTCGCCCACTGCGGGAAATTCATCAACCACTTCGAGCCGTTCCGGGAGTTTGAACATGGCCAACTGCTTTCCCTTCAGGAATTGCACCATCTCTTCAAAGGTGAAGGTCTGGCCTGCCTTGGGGATGACATAGGCGCAGCACCTCTCCCCCATTTCCCGATCCGGGTACCCCACAATGGCCACCGAGGCCACCTTTGGGTGCTCGTTCAGCAGCCCTTCTATCTCCGCCGGGTAAATGTTCTGCCCGCCCCGGATGATCATATCCTTGGCCCTGCCCAGGATCCAGAGACACCCCTGGTCGAATTTGACGATATCGCCGGTGGTGGTCCATCCGTCAGGATCAAAGACCGTGGCGGTCAGGGTCTCGTCCCGATAATAGCCTGCCGGGGCATGGGGGCCTCTGAAATAAAGGATGCCGGGGTCGCCTTCCGGGACCTCCTGTTTTCCCTCTTCATCCATGAGCCGCACCTTGTTTCCAGGGAGCATCCTGCCCACGGTGCGGCGTCGGAGGTCCTTGGGATCCTCCACCCTGCACCCGGATACCGACCCCATATCCTGGGTCCCCAGATCGCTGGTAATGGCGGCCCCGAAGGCCTCTTCCGCCTCTTCCGCAACCTGAGGGGAAAGATAGCCGCCGGCAGAACGGATAAATCGCAGCGAACTGAGATCGTATTTAGAGGTATCTGCCTCCAGCATTCGGACCAGGTGGGTGGGCACTACGCCGATGGCCGTGGCCCTTTCTTTTTCTATGAGGGCCAGGGCACCTTCCGGCGTGAATTCCTCCAGCATGACCGTCTTGGCCCCGGCCAGGGGCGCGGCAAAGTAGGTGAGGGTCCCTGCGGCCCCGCCCGCATGGGGGGCGATGGCCATGGTGATGTCGTTTTTATTGAGTCCCCAGATATCCACCCTCCCCTTTGATGTGCAGACCCTGGGGGCACAGGGCCATTCCACCAATTTGGGGAGGCCCGTGGTCCCGCTGGTGGTGGTCAAGAGCGCCACGTTCCAGATAGGGTCAAGTCTCCTTTGGGCAAGGACCGATTCATCCACCGGCCTTTTCGCACGTTCCTGGGCCAGTTTGGTAAGGGAATAGGTCCCTTCAGGGGCCGAATCCGGAACCTCGTCGTCAAACAGAAAGATGTATTTGAGGTGGGGGAATCTCTGCTGTAGATCTTTGTACATCTCGAGGTAATCAAACTTGCGATATACGTTAGGGATGATCACGGCCGTGGCCTCGGTCCGTTCCACCATGTATTCCAGTTCCTTCTGTCGCAGGTAAGGATAGACGGTCAGGGATATGAGCCCGGCCCTTTCGCAGGCGATTCTGGCCAGGAAGCCGTAAACGCTGTTGGGAGACTGGATGATAACGCGAGAGAACTTGGGAATTCCCATCTCGACCCATGAAATGGCCATGGCATCCACGAGGCGCTTGGCCTCGGCCCAGGTGACCCTGTACTTGGCATCTACAAGGGCCTCTTTGTCGCCAAATTCCCTGGCATTCCTGTCGTAGAAATCATAGAATGTTTCATTTGTCCAGTATCCGTCCTGCAGAAACTCATCCACCATTTCTTTTGTGTACCGAATCGGTTTCACGTGAAGCCTCCAATTTAGAATTTAGAATTAAGAATTAGGAGTAAGCATCAGGAATTAGAAAATAGGATTCACAAATCCCTTTTCGAATAATGATTAGGACTCGGCCGTACTGCTCGACAGTCCGAATTTTCAAGAAATATGCACTTCATGGAGCAACAGGGACGCAGTCCTGAAGGTTCCCATTTTTGAGGCGCGAGCAGCTTATTGCGGCCTCATCCGTCTTCCTTTTTTGTTCTGTCCCTGATGCCGGCCCTGAATTTGTCCCAGAAGTCCTTGTCCGTATCCTGCCAGGCGGCCCCCCATCTTCTTTCAAAATAAGAAGTGGGCAACCGTTCCTGCCAAGGCCCCCATGGGTTTTTCCCCTTTTCTCTTGCCTCCAGGACGTCATTCAGAAAGGTCACGATATTGGATATCTCCTCCTTGGGAAGATACGAATCCGCGCCCTCCTTGATGGACCGCACCAGGTTCCCCGGAGTGAAGGCATGGGCGGTCAACATGATCGGAATGATGTGCTTCTGCTTGGCGATCTTCAAGAGGCCATAGCCGTCCACCCCCATGATATCCAGGATGGCGATATCAAACGTCTGAGACGCCATGAGCTCTTTTGCTTCTTCGAATGTGGAAGCCCTGGCGACTTCGCACATCTCCAGCAGCTCCTCCAAAATGTCCAGGATATCGGTTTCGTCATCCACGATGAGAACCCTTTTGCCGTTTAACCGCGTGCTGTCTGACATGTTCATAACTCCTTGCTTTTGCAGTCGGTTAATCATTATGGGGATCAATGATCGCACTGACCCTTCATAATAATTAACCAACAGCGCATAACTAGAACCCCAGT
Coding sequences within it:
- a CDS encoding AMP-binding protein — protein: MKPIRYTKEMVDEFLQDGYWTNETFYDFYDRNAREFGDKEALVDAKYRVTWAEAKRLVDAMAISWVEMGIPKFSRVIIQSPNSVYGFLARIACERAGLISLTVYPYLRQKELEYMVERTEATAVIIPNVYRKFDYLEMYKDLQQRFPHLKYIFLFDDEVPDSAPEGTYSLTKLAQERAKRPVDESVLAQRRLDPIWNVALLTTTSGTTGLPKLVEWPCAPRVCTSKGRVDIWGLNKNDITMAIAPHAGGAAGTLTYFAAPLAGAKTVMLEEFTPEGALALIEKERATAIGVVPTHLVRMLEADTSKYDLSSLRFIRSAGGYLSPQVAEEAEEAFGAAITSDLGTQDMGSVSGCRVEDPKDLRRRTVGRMLPGNKVRLMDEEGKQEVPEGDPGILYFRGPHAPAGYYRDETLTATVFDPDGWTTTGDIVKFDQGCLWILGRAKDMIIRGGQNIYPAEIEGLLNEHPKVASVAIVGYPDREMGERCCAYVIPKAGQTFTFEEMVQFLKGKQLAMFKLPERLEVVDEFPAVGDSGKVNKETLKKDIKARIAAEKG
- a CDS encoding response regulator encodes the protein MSDSTRLNGKRVLIVDDETDILDILEELLEMCEVARASTFEEAKELMASQTFDIAILDIMGVDGYGLLKIAKQKHIIPIMLTAHAFTPGNLVRSIKEGADSYLPKEEISNIVTFLNDVLEAREKGKNPWGPWQERLPTSYFERRWGAAWQDTDKDFWDKFRAGIRDRTKKEDG
- a CDS encoding Tm-1-like ATP-binding domain-containing protein, whose product is MMAEKTILIISTLDTKGEETYYLRDKVQSLGLTPLLMDISMRGEGPTRADITPDQVAAAGGSTIEEIRVSKERSRITNITIAGASRIAVERLGEGNLDGVIGMGGSTGSLMATEVMRALPFGIPKLMISSTAALPGLSTRYIGTGDIALFHSVIEISGLSDLLKNVMDRAAHAMAGMVHETIISPKAKKGKAIAITMLGPCEQCASSVRTSLEAAGHQVIGFSAAGIGDRAMEEMISQGLFQGVIDLAPGGVGEHLFGFMRDAGPNRMESAGRGGIPQIISTCSVNHMTPAKSRYKPEYHERRKYDLDKYRTWIRLSPAELKEVGGAFRDKLNSARGPVKVLIPLRGWSSVDYPGNATYDPEEDRAFVHELRRDLNPDIEILEIDANMEDPEFAAAVVKASLKIL
- a CDS encoding UbiX family flavin prenyltransferase — translated: MKKRIIVGIAGASGVIYGVTLLGLLRERKIETHLIISEAGERNIEIETTTTPAEVKAMADYCYSNRDVGATLASGSFLTDGMVVAPCTIKTLSGIANSYTDNLLVRAADVTLKEKRKLVLVVRETPLHKGHLRLMTMAADMGAHLLPPVPSFYHQPKTIEDIIHQTIGKIFDYLRIEHHLFKRWGE